Within Persephonella sp., the genomic segment GAAAAATGAAAGCTGTAATATTTGATGACGAAAGAACCATAAGAAAAGTGATGGAAAAGATACTAAAAAAAGAAGGACTTGATGTGGAAACATACGAGTCAGGAGCGGAAGCTGTAAACATAATAAACAGTAAAAAACCGGAGATAGTTTTTCTTGACATATCCCTTCAGGACGCAAATGGTCTGGAGATATTAAAATCAATTGTTACACTTGAAAGCAGACCCTATGTGGTGATGATTTCAGGTCATGATGAATACAACTACCTGATTGAAGCTATGAAATTAGGAGCTTTTGATTACATACCAAAACCTTTTGATATAAACAAAATAAGAAGCGTGGTAAAAGAGATAAAAGATATACTCTCCACCAAAACAGTTTCTGATTCCTCTGAAGTTGACATAATAGGTAAAAGCCCCTCAATGAAAGAGGTTTTCAAAATTGTAGGAAGGGCAAGTGCAAGTAATCAGCCTGTATTAATCACAGGAGAAAGCGGAACAGGTAAAGAAGTAATAGCAAAGCTGATACACAGTTATAGCAACAGGTCAGATAAGCCGTTTGTTCCTATAAACTGTGCAGCTATACCCTCTGGATTGATAGAATCTGAACTTTTTGGATATGAAAGAGGGGCATTTACAGGAGCTGACAGAAGCAGACAGGGAAAATTTCAGGTTGCAGATGGGGGAACAATATTCTTAGACGAAATAAGTGAACTTCCCCTTGAAGCTCAGGGAAAACTTCTGAGGGTGCTTCAGGAAATGGAAGTTACGCCGGTTGGATCAACAAAAAGTATAAAGGTTGATGTTAGGGTTATAGCAGCAACAAATAAAAATCTCGTAAAGTTAGTAGCTGAGGATAAATTTAGAGAAGATCTTTTCTACAGGCTTTCAGTCATTGAGATCAACCTCCCTCCCCTCAGGGAAAGAAAAGAAGACATACCTGAACTTATTGAGTTGTTTACCAAACAGGCATTAAAAATCCACGGTTTAAAAAAAGGAGGTTTTACCCGTGAAGCTGTAAATTTTTTGATGGATTACGAATTTCCGGGAAATATCAGAGAGCTTAAAAACCTTGTGAATAAGCTTATAGCCATATACAGGGAAAGACCTATAACTCCAGATCTTATACAACTGCAGGTAAAAGGGGATAAGACATCTTTTTCAAACTGGAGAGAAAACATAAGAAAAGAAGTTTCTGAGATGTTCACAAAAGGAAAGAAGAATATATACACAAAAATTGTTGAGGATGTGGAAAAGGTTGTAATTGAGGAAGTTTTGAAATACACTAAAGGTAATATTTCTGAAGCTTCAAAATACCTTGGAATACACAGAAACACAGTTCACAAAAAAATTGAGGAGTTA encodes:
- a CDS encoding sigma-54 dependent transcriptional regulator, which encodes MKAVIFDDERTIRKVMEKILKKEGLDVETYESGAEAVNIINSKKPEIVFLDISLQDANGLEILKSIVTLESRPYVVMISGHDEYNYLIEAMKLGAFDYIPKPFDINKIRSVVKEIKDILSTKTVSDSSEVDIIGKSPSMKEVFKIVGRASASNQPVLITGESGTGKEVIAKLIHSYSNRSDKPFVPINCAAIPSGLIESELFGYERGAFTGADRSRQGKFQVADGGTIFLDEISELPLEAQGKLLRVLQEMEVTPVGSTKSIKVDVRVIAATNKNLVKLVAEDKFREDLFYRLSVIEINLPPLRERKEDIPELIELFTKQALKIHGLKKGGFTREAVNFLMDYEFPGNIRELKNLVNKLIAIYRERPITPDLIQLQVKGDKTSFSNWRENIRKEVSEMFTKGKKNIYTKIVEDVEKVVIEEVLKYTKGNISEASKYLGIHRNTVHKKIEELNISKGRE